The Caulobacter sp. 73W region CGCGCTGGTCGACGGCGGTGCTGAACGCGGATTCCGACGCCTATCCGGCCTTCGCCGCGGCGGCGGTGAGCGCGGGCCTGACCCTGTCGTCGGTGGGGGAGAAGGGCCGGGGTCTGCGTCTGGTCAGCCGTGAGCTGCTGCCGGAAGGCCAGCGCCTGGTCATCGCCCACGGCGCGGACGAGCATGTCGTGAACCTGCCGCTGGCGGGCGCCTTCCAGGCCGACAACGTGCTGGTGGCCGCTGGTTTGTGCATCGCGGCGGGCGAGGAGCCGGCCGCCGTGCTGAAGGCGCTGGAGAGCCTGAAGGGCGCCGCAGGGCGTCTGCAGCGCGTCGGCACGGGGCCAAAGGGCGGCGAGGCCTATGTCGATTACGCCCATACGCCGGACGGTCTGGAGACGGTGCTGAAGGCTCTGCGTCCCCACACGCGCGGCAAGCTGATCGCCGTTTTCGGCGCCGGCGGCGACCGTGACCGTTCCAAGCGCCCGCAGATGGGCCAGATCGCCGCCCGCCTGGCGGACGTGGCCATCGTCACCGACGACAACCCGCGCTCGGAAGAGCCGGCCGTCATCCGCGCCGAGATCATGGCCGCCGCATCCGGCGCGCGTGAGATCGGCGACCGCCGCGAAGCCATCCGCGCCGCCGCCGCCCTGCTGGAGGACGGCGACGTTCTCGTCGTGGCCGGCAAGGGGCACGAGCAGGGGCAGATCATCGCCGGCGTCACCCATCCGTTCGACGACGTGGCCGAGACCGCGTCCGCCCTGGGGCTGACTGATGGCTGAATCCCTGTGGACCGCCGCGGAGATCGCGGCCGCCACCGGCGGCGCTCTTCATGGCGCGCCTTTTGAAGTTTCCGGCGTCTCCATCGATACGCGTTCCATCGAGCCGGGCGACCTGTTCGTGGCCCTGGCCGGGGTGCGCGACGCGCATGATTTCGTGTCCAGCGCCCTGGCGTCCGGCGCGGCCGGCTCGCTGACCACCCGCCCGGTGGAGGGGAGCTGCGTCGTCACAGGCGATACGCTCAAGGCTCTGGAATTAC contains the following coding sequences:
- a CDS encoding UDP-N-acetylmuramoyl-L-alanyl-D-glutamate--2,6-diaminopimelate ligase — translated: MTMPLSDLVQRDLPVDPVITGVTADSRKVKAGTLFVALPGSKVDGRSFIPAALDAGAAAILAPADVTDLPVPVVHAQDPRRAYALAAASFWGAQPKTCVAVTGTNGKTSVAVFCRQIFAELGHKAASMGTLGVTVSEKGKPDVQLTPPGLTTPDAADVSELLAKLAADGVTHMALEASSHGVDQRRLDGVRLTAGGFTNFTQDHLDYHGTMGVYRAAKLRLFDTLLPRWSTAVLNADSDAYPAFAAAAVSAGLTLSSVGEKGRGLRLVSRELLPEGQRLVIAHGADEHVVNLPLAGAFQADNVLVAAGLCIAAGEEPAAVLKALESLKGAAGRLQRVGTGPKGGEAYVDYAHTPDGLETVLKALRPHTRGKLIAVFGAGGDRDRSKRPQMGQIAARLADVAIVTDDNPRSEEPAVIRAEIMAAASGAREIGDRREAIRAAAALLEDGDVLVVAGKGHEQGQIIAGVTHPFDDVAETASALGLTDG